A stretch of Henckelia pumila isolate YLH828 chromosome 4, ASM3356847v2, whole genome shotgun sequence DNA encodes these proteins:
- the LOC140866524 gene encoding UDP-glycosyltransferase 76B1-like, producing MDDRSKSSKTRRIILFPMPFQGHMNPMMQLANILHSKGFTISILHHPYNSPHSSNYPHLAFHLIPDGLSEDQVSIHDIPRVLHLLNTECIGPSRECLRKLLATHDDIECIITDAMMYCSKDVVEDLGIHRIVLRTSSVSSFLAFATLPLLQEKGYYYSDHNNNNNLESRRDDPVPELPPLRVKDIPSIQSQNPDVALKIIGNLVQGTKTASGLIFNTFPDLEEPNLPNLREHFRMPTFLIGPFHKFFSAASSSLLTQDRSAISWLDTQKPDSVLYVSFGSLAAMDEDHVTEVAWGLANSMQPFLWVVRPGLVQGSEWLESLPNEFLEITSKRGYIVKWAPQQEVLSHPAVGGFWTHSGWNSVLESICEGVPMICSSFFGDQTVNSRYINDVWNLGIELEKGFEREEIESAIRKIMVDGEGQEIRERALRLKEKVQGSLKTDGFSSQSLNDLSDFISSFKSSGA from the exons ATGGATGATCGAAGCAAATCCTCGAAAACACGCAGGATAATACTCTTCCCGATGCCATTTCAAGGTCACATGAACCCCATGATGCAGCTCGCCAATATTCTCCACTCCAAAGGCTTCACAATCTCCATCCTTCACCATCCATACAACTCTCCCCATTCATCCAACTATCCTCACCTCGCGTTTCACCTTATCCCCGACGGATTATCGGAAGATCAAGTATCCATACATGACATTCCGCGTGTCCTCCATCTCCTCAACACCGAGTGTATCGGGCCCTCTCGCGAGTGCTTGCGGAAGCTGTTGGCAACACATGATGATATCGAGTGTATAATCACCGATGCGATGATGTATTGCTCCAAAGATGTGGTGGAGGATCTTGGGATACACAGGATTGTGCTCAGGACCAGTAGTGTTTCTTCCTTTTTAGCCTTTGCCACTCTTCCTCTTCTTCAGGAAAAAGGCTACTACTACTCtgatcataataataataataatctgg AGTCTAGAAGGGACGATCCAGTTCCTGAGCTGCCACCACTTAGAGTAAAAGATATTCCATCAATTCAAAGTCAGAACCCGGATGTTGCCCTGAAGATCATAGGCAATCTCGTACAAGGAACAAAGACAGCATCAGGCCTGATTTTCAACACCTTCCCAGATCTTGAAGAGCCCAATCTCCCCAATCTCCGTGAGCATTTTCGCATGCCCACGTTTCTAATCGGGCCGTTTCACAAGTTCTTTTCGGCAGCCTCAAGCAGTTTGTTGACACAGGATAGAAGCGCTATTTCCTGGCTGGATACCCAAAAGCCAGATTCTGTTCTTTATGTTAGCTTCGGGAGTCTTGCAGCAATGGATGAAGATCATGTAACAGAAGTGGCTTGGGGTCTAGCCAATAGTATGCAGCCCTTCCTCTGGGTGGTCAGGCCTGGATTAGTCCAAGGCTCGGAATGGCTCGAATCGTTGCCGAATGAATTCTTGGAGATTACTAGTAAAAGGGGATACATTGTTAAATGGGCACCTCAGCAAGAAGTGCTATCTCATCCTGCCGTTGGTGGATTTTGGACTCACAGCGGATGGAACTCTGTTCTTGAGAGTATCTGTGAAGGTGTTCCCATGATTTGCTCGTCTTTTTTCGGAGATCAGACTGTGAATTCCCGATACATTAACGACGTATGGAATCTTGGTATCGAGTTGGAAAAGGGGTTCGAAAGAGAGGAAATCGAATCCGCAATCAGAAAGATAATGGTTGATGGAGAAGGGCAAGAAATAAGAGAAAGAGCTTTGCGTCTCAAGGAGAAAGTACAAGGTTCCTTAAAAACAGATGGTTTTTCAAGCCAATCTCTAAATGATTTATCTGATTTCATCTCTTCATTTAAATCTTCTGGTGCTTGA